The following is a genomic window from Rhododendron vialii isolate Sample 1 chromosome 9a, ASM3025357v1.
gatacacacccctttaaggtgtgtatcatatgcacctattgtgtggttcatattgtgccacctcataaaaaattacttgtaggaccggtcattcataacattttatttcgtatcgtaacttttatactaaaaattcgtaacttttcaacaatatgattcgtaactttttagcaatagattcgtaacattttgggattcataacattttggtgtattttaataagggtgcatatgatacatacccaaataaggggtgtgtattgtagcacttcccgcTGAAGAAACATAATGTTGTGATTTGCCTTGCTAATTTCTTCAATCCTTTAGGCAACAATTAAAGGTGTTGTGAAGCTTTAGTTTGGTGTTTTAGTCCTAACGTAGTACTGAGTACGAGCGGCGGGCGGGCATTTGACTTGCACTCACATAGCTCGAATTTCCACGCAGGACGGGTCATGAGTGGACGGCGGGAACGACGGATGTAGTTTTCCGGCAGAAATTGGAAGTAAGTAAGAGGAATAAAGCGGCGATGGAAATGGAGGGAAGGGTCATTAAGTACGTGTTGTGAATACAGAGTATCCTGTAGctcttttttttaacacaacgagagagagagagagagagagagagagagagagatatctcACCAGTGCAAGTATTCCCTCAGGATAGGATCACTTGGGCTTGGAGCATCAGGGTCCACCATAACCTAAAGTAGTAATGGAAGTGATCAGAATCCTCCCAATATCACAAAACCATAATGCTAGGTAGTTTCAAAAGTTTAACCCGAAAATAAGTGATTCGAACCACTGATTTCTCTTTTCGAGATATTTTTGGGCTACCTAGCTTTGCTCGTCACAAAATGAGCATGTTGAAAAACACAAGAAACAAAGATCAGTCACAAACTCGTGATATGAAGATGATGACGACGACAACAATGATCACCATATGCACGTGTAATTATAATTACTACTTACAAGAGTGTAAAAGGTCCTAAGATCACAGCCGCCAATGTCAACCCTCGGATGGTTCACGACTTGCGAAGGCTTACGCTCACACCCATTTGTCACTTCCCTACCGCAgcaactgctgctgctgctgctcgtGTCATTGTTTCTGTTGTACGTTACACTTAGGTTTACAGACCTTTCGAATTGATCTAACACGTCTCCTATGACTCGCCCCAGAACTAGCGAATCCCTCTccctcctcatctctctctctctctctctagatctttACATTTTATGGAGTATATGTTTGTAGTGTAATGTAGAGTAGTGGGATATGTTGTGGTTTTTCTGATGATGCAGATGTTTTCAAAGAGAGGAGGGGATAAGGGTGTACTTATATAGTTTGATGAGTTCGTGTGTAAATTAGGccaaatctttttaaaaaataaacaatttatttcatatttttaaatttaaaaataataaaataatataaataaaaaaaattaattttttttttactgtttaaaagattttaataaGATTTATCAAATCTATAATGATAGaaacgtaaacacataatttttaaacttaaaattatcttcttaaaaaataagtatttattccGATTTCAGGTACAAGGCTTTAATACtttaatctgatttttttttatctttagtcTTATCAACAGATTCAGGTGGCGTTCCACTTAGCTTAAAGATTTAAATAACGATAAAAGAGTGCTAAAAGCACTTTTTGCATTGGGGAACTATGCCTCGGTACTATACTAGCCCTGGAGGGTTCTATCGGGTTAATTGGTTGGtaagtttgtttttttccagcaattttttttttattaatctctgtaaaggaacaaagattaaaaggaataAGAACAGATAAGATCTACCCGAGTATCAAAAAGACGTTGGCatggttggtgggtttgctaATCGATCACACAATTATGCGCGATATGATTTATTAGGGtcgaaaaaaagaaatttcttgTGAACCTTTTAGTTCGGTAATAGATGGTTTGCCTTGAGCGGACCATAGATGTAATAAATTAAGGTGCGCGTAAACTAGTTTAGATACCCGTGTCCATCAAAAAATAAGGGATTTGATAGGATACATGAAGGTGTTTATGAAAGataatggacggctcggattcaTACCCAAtgtgaatccaaaccgttcatccTATTCATGGACAATTTCATGTTTCCAATGGGGCAAGGGTCCAGTCAATTGTTACTCCAACCAGATCCAGTTTTTGACCACTTGTGGGCCCTTCCTAAACCCACAACAACAatcagaatcgttcattttttagatcTCGTCAAAAACAGTGACTgcaccaaaaatcaagttgatcggatatcgtttggtatgatttcaaaatgcattaagtttgtaaggaaaaaaaagtgtgcAACACTGGATCGAAATCATACAGAACGATATccaatcaacgtgatttttaggTTCAGTCATTGTTATTGACGAATtctaaaaagtgaataattCCGATTATTGTTGTGGGTCTGGAAAGAACCCACAAGTAGTTTAAAACTGGAGTAACACTTGACCGTTTCCAATGTCACGTACCGTAGCATTTACGGAAAAATAATTCCGTACTACTACGTACGTCCTATGTTACTGTGCAACCCACCAATTTTCTC
Proteins encoded in this region:
- the LOC131301070 gene encoding protein HEADING DATE 3A-like; the encoded protein is MRRERDSLVLGRVIGDVLDQFERSVNLSVTYNRNNDTSSSSSSCCGREVTNGCERKPSQVVNHPRVDIGGCDLRTFYTLVMVDPDAPSPSDPILREYLHWLVTDIPATTGVSYGQEMVCYESPRPAVGIHRFVFVLFRQLGRETVYAPGWRQNFNTRDFAELYNLGDPVAATYFNCQRESGSGGRRRP